GAGAGTGGGTGGTGTCGGTGAAGATTCGGTTGATTCTTTCCTGGAGCGCTTGAAAATCGTCGGCGAAGGGCTGGAACCTCACAAGAGTCATCGTCGGCCTCCTAAGTTGTCTGTTGATACCCCAATTTCGTCGCCTAATATAGTATATGAGCGTACTATTGTCAAGTATTATGCATGATTTTATTAAATATATATAACTTGCTTATTTTACATTCGTTAGGCCATAGATCGGAATCGTACAGAGCGAGTTTTTAGCCGCATCGAATGGGTTTGGATGGCCGTTTCTGCGCCTTTAAATCGACCAGGAGTCTCATACAGTCCGGGGTGAACCAGGGAAGAAGGAGCGGAAGCCTTGGGCTGCTCGAGGGGTCGAAGGCCGTATAATCAGGGCTGAACAGCGCCCCAGAAAGGAAATGCCGTGTCCGTTCCCGCAAATCGATCGATCGAGATCTTCCCGAATCCCCGGGCCGGAAGGGAGTACGAGATCAGCTTTGACTGCCCGGAGTTCACCTGTCTGTGTCCTCGGACGGGCCAGCCCGATTTCGCCACCATCCGCATCCTCTACGTTCCTGAAATGCATTGCATCGAGCTCAAGTCCCTCAAGCTCTACCTTTGGTCCTACCGCGGCGAGGGCGCTTTCCACGAGGACGTCGTGAACCGCATCCTCGACGATCTGGTCGCGGCGTGCCGCCCGCGCCGAATGAAGGTGGTCGGCGACTTCCTCGTGAGGGGCGGGATCCACACCATCGTCGCCGCTTCCTATCCCGATCGGTGAGCTCCACGCCACCGCCGATCCGTCACGCGCGCCGGCCCGGCGATCGATGGAGGCGCCTCGCTCTGGGTCTCCTCCTCTGCCTTCCCTGCGCCGCGCCGGCGATGCCGGCGTCCCCGACGGAAGAGCCTCTCCTCGTCAAGGCGGGGGCCGTGATCGATGGGACGGATCGGCCTCCCCTGCGAAACGCCTGGGTGCTGATTCAAGGCGGCTCGATCGTGTCCGTCGGCAAGCCGGGAAGCTTCCCCGTTCCCTCTCAAGTTGCCGTGCTTCGAGCTCCTGGATGCACCCTGCTCCCGGGCTTGATCGACGCCCACGTCCACCTGGTCGCGAGCGGGATCGTCGGGTACACCTTCCTCCGACCCCAGCCCCGCGGCCATGAAGTCTTCCTCCGCAACCTGAGAGCCGAGCTTCTGGGCGGGGTCACGCTGGTCCGGGACCTTCACATGAGCGTGTCGATCGCCCATCGGCTGGAGGACGCGCTCCGTGAGGATCCAGCGTCTGGAGCGAGGTTCATCTACGCCGGGCCTGTCCTGACGGTCCCGGGAGGGTATCGAACCAGCTTCGATGCCCCGATCGCCAGCGCCGAGGAAGGACGTCAATGGGTCGAGCAGCTGGCGCGCGAGGGGGCGGGGGTCATCAAGGTGGCGGTGACCAGCCGGGGGTTGGGAAGGGTGGGGGTTTCGTTCGTTCCGATCGATGCCGACATCCTTCAGGCGATCGTCGACGAAGCGCACCGGAGGGGCCTTCCGGTGGCGGCCCACGTCGCCGGAGCCACGGCCGCCGACCTTCGCGAAGCAGTGGAAGCCGGAGTGGACAGCCTCGAGCACATGCCCGGCGAGTCCGGCCCGCTCGACCCGCCCGATCTTTTCTATAGCACCTCAGGCCTCCTGCCGGACATCCTTCGAAAGGGGATCACCATCGTGCCCACCCTGTCCGTGGTGGCCGGGGAGGACTTCGGCCCGACACTTCCCGATTTGCTGGACGATCCGGCGCTGCTCCTGAAGCTGAGTCCGGACCAGCGCGAGATCCTGCGGGAGAATCGCGGCGATTTCGCGCGGAGTCCCGATCGCCAGGCGATCGCCTCCGCCGGCAAGCAGAGGATGGCCCTCTACCTCGAGGAGGTCCGCCGGTTGCACCAAGCCGGCGTCCGGCTGGGGGCGGGCTCGGACGCCGGGAGCGGAATGACCTTCCACGGGAACCTTTTCACGGAGATTCAGTACTTGCATGAGGGGGGGCTGACGCCGCTGGAGGCGATCCAGGCGGCGACCCGGGGCAACGCCGACCTGCTCCGCGTGTCGAGACTTCAGGGAACGGTGGAGCCCGGCAAGCGCGCCGACCTTCTGCTCGTCCGCGGTGATCCGCTCCGGGATCTCGCCGCGCTGCGCCGCGTCGAGAAGGTGATCATCGCCGGCCGGATCGTGGACGTCCGCGGCCTTTTGAAGGGCGCGGTCAGGAATGAGCGAAAGAAAAAGCGGGCAGCGCCGTCACCGCCTTGAGCCGTCGCGCCCGGTCCTCGCGGATCGGCGGATGACTCGGGCCGGCGCGGAAGCGGCCGATCGCGGCTTACTCCACCACGATCTTGCCGTTCTCCGACCAGTGCTTGATCCCCCAGAACTTGGTGCACCGGATCTCGTACTCCCCTTCGCTGGTGGCGGCGAATTCCACGTAGACGGGACGCTCCGGGGTGGCTTTCCCTTTCACGTTGAGCGCCGGGATTTTCACCCCGTACGTCCCGTCCTTCACCTTGAACGTCAGGCGGACGAGATCGCCGCGCCGGACGCGGATGACGTCGGGCGAGAGCTTCCCCTCGATGGCCACGATGGTGATGTTCTTGACCTTGCTCGCGGGGCGCGTCACGGAGGCGGGCTTCGCCTGGGGACTCCTGCCGGGGCTGGGAGTTGCCGCGGCCCCGCCGAGGCCGAAGCTGACGCAAAGGAGGGCGAGCACGGAACGAAGAGTGGGCTTCATGCGGTCTCCTTCCGGCGGACTTGCGCCGGGCAGTCTCGGGCGAATATGAGGCCGGGACCCGGGTATGCAAGGAGTTTACGAAATCGATATTCCGGAGGGAGGAACGCCCCGGGCGGGCCGGTTCGCCCGTCCGCGGGCTGGACGTCCGGCGAGTATAATCCCACGTTGCCTTGACGCGTCCTCGCGGAGCGATATGACCGCGGCTTCCAAATCGGCGCAGCGATCGAACGGGAAGGGGGCTCCTTCGCCCAGACCACGGCGGGGGGCGGGGAAGAGGCTTCTGCTGAGGCTTCTCTTCGTGATGCTCGGGACCGCCGGCGTTACCCTGGCGCTGATCTTCCTGGACGTGACGCGACGATTCGAGGCGCGACAGGCCCAGTTCCCCTCCCGCCTCTATTCGGACAGTCTCAAGCTGACGGTCGACTCGGAGGTGCCCGCGTACTCGCTGCTCTCCCGCCTGACCCGTCTCGGATACAGAAAAGTGGCCGGCCAGCCGTCGAAACCCGGCGAATTCCTCTGGGCCGACAAGGAGCTGCGCATCTTCCTGCGGGAGTTCGAGTATCCGGAGGGTAGATTCGCGGGCGATCGGGTGCGGATTCAATTTCGCGGGAACCGGATCCGGAGAGTCACCAGTCTCAACACCGGGCGGCGCCTGGACACGGCCCGCATCGAGCCGGAGCTGATCGCCACCTTCTACAGCGACGTTCAGGAGGAGAGGACCTGGTACTCCTTGAATCAGTTTCCGGACGAGCTGCGGCGAGCCGTCCTGTCGGTCGAAGACCGGAACTTCTACCACCATCCCGGCATCGATCCGCGGGGGACGGCGCGCGCGCTGTGGATCGACCTCGGGCGCCGCGCCGCCGTGCAAGGGGGGAGCACCGTCACGCAGCAGCTCGCGAAGAACCTGTACGCGAACCGGAAGCGGGATCTGACGCGCAAGCTGCTGGAGAGCGTGGCCGCGGTGATGCTGGAGGCGCGCTACACGAAGAATCAGATCCTGGAAGCCTATTTGAACGAGGTCTACATGGGACAGCGAGGGCCGGTCGCAATCAGCGGGATGGGGGAGGCCTCCCGGTTCTATTTCCGGAAGAGGCCGTCGGAGCTCGTCCTGCATGAGTCGGCCCTGCTCGCCGGGATCATCAGCAGTCCCGGTCTTTACAATCCGTATCGCCATCCTCAGGCGGCGCTTTCCCGGAGAAACCGGGTTCTCAATTCCATGGTGGAGACGGGGGACCTCTCCCGGAAGGTCGCCGCCGTCGTCAAGACGACGGATCTTGGCGTGACGCGCCAGCGGCCGGGGAACTATCGCGCGCCTTATCTCGTCGATTTCCTCGAAGAGGAAGCTCGGAAGGGATTTCCCGATTCCCCGCCTTCCGGGGCCGGCCTGCGGATCTTCTCGACCGTCGATCCCGACCTCCAGGAGCGGGCGGAGGAGACGCTGGGCGCGGGGCTGGACCGTCTGGAGCGCGGCTACCCCGTCCTGCAAAAGAACCCCAAGGGGACCTTGCAAGGCTCACTCGTCGCCCTTCGTCCTTCGGACGGCTCGATTCTCGCCCTGGTCGGAGGACGCGACTACCGGAAGAGTCAGTTCAATCGAACCTATCAGGCCCGGCGGCAGCCGGGATCGCTGTTCAAGCCGTTCGTGTATCTCGCTGGCTTCGACCGCGCGCAATACGATCCGGGGTTCAGCTTCACCGCCGCGACGCCGCTCGAAGACACTCCGCTTACCCTCGTCTCGGGCGGAAAGCCGTACTCGCCGCAGAATTACGACCGCGAATTTCGGGGCGTGGTCACCGTCCGGCAGGCTCTCGAGAACTCGCTCAACGTGGCCACGATTCGCGCGGCGACCTTCGTCGGCCTGGAGCACGTGATCACGGTCGCGCGCCGCTGCGGGATCGAAAGCCCCCTTCCCAAGGTCCCTTCCCTGGCGCTGGGGGCCGCCGAAGTCACTCCTCTCGAGATTGCCGCCGCTTATGCCACCATCGCCTCCGGAGGGATACGGAATTCCGTGCGCGCCATCCGCAGCGTCACCGATCGCCGGGGCCGAGCGGTCGAGCCCGAGACCCCTCCGGCGACGCGGATCCTGTCGCCTCAAGCCGCGTACCTGCTGACGGACATTCTCCGGGGAGTCGTGCTGCGCGGAACCGCCGCCTCCGCCGCGGACCTGGGGCTGTCGGGAGTCGCCGCCGGCAAGACCGGCACCACCGACGATCTTCGCGACGCGTGGTTCGTCGGTTTCAGCGACGATCTGCTCGTGCTGGTGTGGGTGGGGTACGACGACAATCGGGCGCTTGGGCTCACGGGAGCCCAGGCGGCGCTCCCGATCTGGGTCGATTTCATGATGGGAACCGGACGCGTCGCCACCCAGGAGTTTCCGGAGCCCGAAGGGATGATCCGCGAGAAGGTCGATCCGACCACCGGCCAGCTGGCCACCTGGCGGTGTCCGGAAAAGATCGAGGAATTGTTCATCGCGGGAACGGAGCCGACCACGCGGTGCGAGACGCACAGCCATTGGCGATGGTGGTGGAGCTCGGAGCCTGAGAAACCGGACGACGGCGAGTAAGGGATCCGGCGCAGTTTCAGAGATCGCGGAAGGTGATCAGCTCGATGCCGTAGCTTTCGACGGCTTTCCGGGTTTCGGGATCGGTGAGAAGATTGAGCTCCCGCTGGCGGTCCTCGCCGGCGAACCCCTTGCTGCCGGCCCCCCGCAGCCCCGGCTGCACCATGACCTCCGTGGCGCCCTCGGGCAGTTTCGCCAGCATGTCCGCGAACCGATCGAAGTGGATCCCCCCCGTCAGGGAAGTTCCCCGGAAGTGCTCCGTCGTGGAATACCCTTCGGCCGCGAGGATCTCGGCGGCCCGAGGCACCAGGCCCTGACATCGGACCATCTCCCAGTAGACCTGGGAAGAGAGCACCCCGGGGGCGGGGACCGGCTCCCGCGGGAGCCTGACCCGGGTGAGGCCGTGACGGCGCCCCGCCCAGCAAAGCGCGGCCATGACGCGAGGATAGAGATGGACATGATCGTGCGAGTCGAGATGGGTGGGCTCGATTCCGGCGTCGCGCACCCGGCGGATTTGCAGGTCGAACTCGGTCTGGATCTCCTCCGGATCGATTCTCCCCTCCATCAGGCGGCGGCGGGCTTCCTCCTTACCGAAGAATTGTCCGTGGCGGGCAGACAGCGTCCTGGGGTGCGAGAGGATGGCGGAGCCTTCGGTGAGATTCAGGTGGACGCCCATCCCGAGGCGCGGCGACTCCCGCGCCCAGGCGGCGATCGTCTCGAGCAGCAGACTGTTGGCGAGAACCGACGTGCTGGTGACGATCCCCTTGCGGTGGGCCTCGAGAATCCCGCGGCTCCGCGGCTCGTCGATGCCCATCGCATCAGCGTTGATGATGACCCGTCGTTTCATCCGCTCGCGGTTCTCCGTCGCGAATCGGTCGATTTCTTGCCGGATTATACCCGCACGCCCATCCCTCGCAAGCGCCCGGGCGCGCTAGCGCCCCCGAAAGAAGAGAGCCCAGGTGGAATCCACCAGGGTGTGCGCGAGGGCGGGAGCCATCAGGGTTCCTCCGAGGCGGTAGACCGTGCCATAGACGGTCCCCGCCGCCGTGGCCAGCAGCAGATAGCGCCAGTCCGGAGAGCCGCCGTTATTCAGATGGGCTCCGCCGAAGAGGATCGCCGCGAGCCCGACGGAGAGCCAGGGCCTTCCGGTCCATCGCCCCAGGAGGTTCTGCAGAAGGCCCCGGAACAGAAGCTCCTCGGGAACCCCCGTGGCCAGGAATATCGCGAGCACTTTCCCCGCGCAAGGGA
This is a stretch of genomic DNA from Candidatus Polarisedimenticolia bacterium. It encodes these proteins:
- the queF gene encoding preQ(1) synthase → MSVPANRSIEIFPNPRAGREYEISFDCPEFTCLCPRTGQPDFATIRILYVPEMHCIELKSLKLYLWSYRGEGAFHEDVVNRILDDLVAACRPRRMKVVGDFLVRGGIHTIVAASYPDR
- a CDS encoding PBP1A family penicillin-binding protein, with protein sequence MTAASKSAQRSNGKGAPSPRPRRGAGKRLLLRLLFVMLGTAGVTLALIFLDVTRRFEARQAQFPSRLYSDSLKLTVDSEVPAYSLLSRLTRLGYRKVAGQPSKPGEFLWADKELRIFLREFEYPEGRFAGDRVRIQFRGNRIRRVTSLNTGRRLDTARIEPELIATFYSDVQEERTWYSLNQFPDELRRAVLSVEDRNFYHHPGIDPRGTARALWIDLGRRAAVQGGSTVTQQLAKNLYANRKRDLTRKLLESVAAVMLEARYTKNQILEAYLNEVYMGQRGPVAISGMGEASRFYFRKRPSELVLHESALLAGIISSPGLYNPYRHPQAALSRRNRVLNSMVETGDLSRKVAAVVKTTDLGVTRQRPGNYRAPYLVDFLEEEARKGFPDSPPSGAGLRIFSTVDPDLQERAEETLGAGLDRLERGYPVLQKNPKGTLQGSLVALRPSDGSILALVGGRDYRKSQFNRTYQARRQPGSLFKPFVYLAGFDRAQYDPGFSFTAATPLEDTPLTLVSGGKPYSPQNYDREFRGVVTVRQALENSLNVATIRAATFVGLEHVITVARRCGIESPLPKVPSLALGAAEVTPLEIAAAYATIASGGIRNSVRAIRSVTDRRGRAVEPETPPATRILSPQAAYLLTDILRGVVLRGTAASAADLGLSGVAAGKTGTTDDLRDAWFVGFSDDLLVLVWVGYDDNRALGLTGAQAALPIWVDFMMGTGRVATQEFPEPEGMIREKVDPTTGQLATWRCPEKIEELFIAGTEPTTRCETHSHWRWWWSSEPEKPDDGE
- a CDS encoding ChbG/HpnK family deacetylase, translating into MKRRVIINADAMGIDEPRSRGILEAHRKGIVTSTSVLANSLLLETIAAWARESPRLGMGVHLNLTEGSAILSHPRTLSARHGQFFGKEEARRRLMEGRIDPEEIQTEFDLQIRRVRDAGIEPTHLDSHDHVHLYPRVMAALCWAGRRHGLTRVRLPREPVPAPGVLSSQVYWEMVRCQGLVPRAAEILAAEGYSTTEHFRGTSLTGGIHFDRFADMLAKLPEGATEVMVQPGLRGAGSKGFAGEDRQRELNLLTDPETRKAVESYGIELITFRDL
- a CDS encoding amidohydrolase family protein, with product MSSTPPPIRHARRPGDRWRRLALGLLLCLPCAAPAMPASPTEEPLLVKAGAVIDGTDRPPLRNAWVLIQGGSIVSVGKPGSFPVPSQVAVLRAPGCTLLPGLIDAHVHLVASGIVGYTFLRPQPRGHEVFLRNLRAELLGGVTLVRDLHMSVSIAHRLEDALREDPASGARFIYAGPVLTVPGGYRTSFDAPIASAEEGRQWVEQLAREGAGVIKVAVTSRGLGRVGVSFVPIDADILQAIVDEAHRRGLPVAAHVAGATAADLREAVEAGVDSLEHMPGESGPLDPPDLFYSTSGLLPDILRKGITIVPTLSVVAGEDFGPTLPDLLDDPALLLKLSPDQREILRENRGDFARSPDRQAIASAGKQRMALYLEEVRRLHQAGVRLGAGSDAGSGMTFHGNLFTEIQYLHEGGLTPLEAIQAATRGNADLLRVSRLQGTVEPGKRADLLLVRGDPLRDLAALRRVEKVIIAGRIVDVRGLLKGAVRNERKKKRAAPSPP
- a CDS encoding cupredoxin domain-containing protein, with protein sequence MKPTLRSVLALLCVSFGLGGAAATPSPGRSPQAKPASVTRPASKVKNITIVAIEGKLSPDVIRVRRGDLVRLTFKVKDGTYGVKIPALNVKGKATPERPVYVEFAATSEGEYEIRCTKFWGIKHWSENGKIVVE